One window of the Halobacillus litoralis genome contains the following:
- a CDS encoding VOC family protein produces MNFREFGIILFVEHYEDCINFYKNGLRLEVRNVKDTLTTFELPQGYLMVEQEGVGFMYEKNRAQNPVVLRFDVHHLEEQVKVLKQRGIDFSQERLEFDWGTIAVLQDPDGNRIELGEINETSGSYAKDER; encoded by the coding sequence ATGAATTTCCGCGAATTCGGAATAATTTTGTTCGTTGAACATTATGAGGATTGTATCAATTTCTATAAGAACGGATTACGACTGGAAGTGAGAAATGTAAAAGATACCCTCACCACGTTCGAATTACCGCAGGGTTATTTGATGGTGGAACAGGAGGGTGTCGGATTCATGTACGAAAAAAATCGTGCGCAGAATCCTGTCGTTCTCCGTTTTGACGTGCATCATTTAGAGGAACAAGTAAAAGTATTAAAACAAAGAGGTATCGACTTTTCACAGGAACGACTGGAATTTGACTGGGGAACGATCGCTGTCCTCCAGGACCCTGACGGCAACCGCATCGAACTGGGAGAAATCAATGAAACTAGCGGTTCTTATGCTAAGGATGAAAGGTAA
- a CDS encoding toxic anion resistance protein: MSENSMHRDKEAEMNDNDLREAMTLIEKEDIDRLNEEAEAYAVKFNSSRDESLSEVMRELGDLGDKEQRIAGETMDSLKRPVNDLMTRGNNDIPETLNELEAIVSDLDPKRTEGNGVQRFFYKLSKTKPIDRYMKKYETVDSKIDTVVRSLLAGKDRLEEDSVELQLIKENAQKRIYDLDKQIYLGKKLFELLKEKEATGEYDVALLTEGKEKIITRTRNMTQMKSVLHQSISSVDIIKKNNEKLKESIRNAVTLTKNIITVSASIQLALNNQRKVIDTVNGVNKATEEMLLSNSRNLRENAEETTQMMENPAISMEALQESFDNVFEALKTTEQSSERIIASSEQFIEEMDTLNENVRKKLSQNRQRALRE, encoded by the coding sequence ATGAGCGAAAATTCTATGCACAGAGACAAAGAAGCTGAAATGAACGATAATGACCTGAGAGAAGCGATGACTCTTATCGAAAAAGAAGACATCGACCGCCTGAATGAAGAGGCTGAAGCCTATGCAGTAAAGTTCAACTCGTCCAGGGACGAATCCCTATCAGAAGTGATGAGAGAACTTGGTGACCTCGGAGATAAAGAACAACGCATCGCCGGGGAGACGATGGACTCATTGAAGCGCCCGGTGAACGATCTCATGACCAGAGGCAATAACGACATTCCCGAAACACTGAATGAACTCGAGGCGATCGTGTCGGACCTTGATCCAAAGCGCACCGAAGGCAACGGCGTGCAGCGGTTCTTTTATAAACTGAGCAAAACAAAGCCCATCGACCGCTACATGAAGAAATACGAAACGGTCGACTCGAAGATTGATACGGTGGTCCGCAGTCTGCTGGCAGGGAAAGATCGCCTTGAAGAAGACAGCGTCGAATTACAGCTGATCAAAGAGAACGCACAGAAGCGGATTTATGACCTGGACAAGCAAATCTACCTCGGGAAGAAGCTGTTTGAGCTTTTGAAAGAAAAAGAAGCGACAGGCGAATACGACGTGGCACTGCTTACAGAAGGAAAAGAAAAAATCATTACCCGTACGAGAAACATGACGCAGATGAAGAGTGTGCTGCATCAGAGTATTTCTTCCGTTGATATCATTAAGAAAAACAATGAAAAGCTGAAAGAATCGATCCGTAATGCCGTTACGCTGACGAAAAATATCATTACCGTCTCCGCTTCGATCCAGCTCGCTTTGAATAATCAGCGGAAAGTGATCGATACGGTGAACGGCGTCAATAAAGCGACCGAGGAAATGCTGCTTTCGAACTCGAGGAACCTCAGGGAGAATGCAGAAGAAACCACGCAGATGATGGAGAATCCGGCAATCAGTATGGAAGCTCTCCAGGAGTCTTTCGATAACGTATTCGAAGCACTGAAGACGACAGAGCAGTCGTCCGAGCGAATCATCGCTTCAAGTGAACAGTTCATTGAAGAGATGGATACCTTGAACGAAAATGTCCGGAAGAAATTATCTCAGAATAGACAAAGAGCGCTTCGTGAATGA
- a CDS encoding Ltp family lipoprotein, with amino-acid sequence METFLMILMLTALAGAIVFFVLGFVKGKDNRLKNFAKSGACLFASLALGMIVGATDGAFQTFLGILMLTALAGVLAFFVLAFVKGKGNRLGNFAKSGGCLFALLVIALIAGAISEETPVAEEVTAIASAEDKEQEEQEAKEQAQKEQEEREAEEQAEKEQEEREVEEQAQKEQEEREAEEQAQKEQEEQEAKEQEQKEQEAKEAEEQAKKEEEERKAKEEEERKAKEASVTVSQEQAVAMAQQYLNYTAFSKSGLIDQLKFEGFSTEDATYGVENITVDWQEQAVVMAQHYLDYTSFSRQGLIDQLTFEGFSTEHATYAVSQVGF; translated from the coding sequence GTGGAAACATTCTTAATGATTTTAATGCTAACGGCTTTAGCAGGTGCGATAGTCTTTTTTGTTTTGGGCTTCGTGAAAGGTAAAGATAACAGACTCAAGAACTTTGCAAAATCAGGGGCATGTCTGTTCGCATCTCTAGCCCTAGGAATGATTGTAGGAGCGACAGATGGAGCTTTTCAAACATTCTTAGGAATTTTAATGTTAACAGCTTTAGCAGGTGTGCTAGCCTTTTTTGTTTTAGCCTTTGTAAAAGGTAAGGGAAACAGGCTCGGGAATTTTGCGAAGTCAGGTGGATGCCTGTTCGCGCTTCTAGTCATAGCACTGATTGCAGGGGCGATAAGTGAAGAAACCCCTGTTGCTGAAGAGGTTACTGCTATAGCTTCCGCAGAAGATAAAGAGCAAGAAGAACAGGAAGCTAAAGAACAAGCACAGAAAGAGCAAGAAGAACGTGAAGCTGAAGAACAAGCAGAGAAAGAGCAAGAAGAACGTGAAGTTGAAGAACAAGCACAGAAAGAACAAGAAGAACGTGAAGCTGAAGAACAAGCACAGAAAGAGCAAGAAGAACAAGAAGCTAAAGAGCAAGAACAGAAAGAACAAGAAGCCAAAGAGGCTGAGGAGCAGGCGAAGAAAGAAGAAGAGGAACGTAAGGCTAAAGAAGAGGAAGAGCGTAAAGCTAAAGAAGCCAGCGTAACAGTTTCTCAGGAGCAGGCGGTTGCAATGGCTCAACAATATCTTAATTATACTGCATTTTCTAAATCAGGTTTGATCGATCAATTAAAGTTTGAAGGTTTTAGCACAGAAGATGCGACATATGGTGTAGAAAATATCACCGTTGATTGGCAAGAACAGGCAGTTGTTATGGCTCAGCATTATCTTGATTACACTTCTTTTTCAAGACAAGGTTTAATTGACCAATTGACTTTTGAAGGGTTCAGCACAGAGCACGCAACATATGCTGTCAGTCAAGTTGGATTTTAA
- a CDS encoding phospholipase D-like domain-containing protein, translated as MKRWKPGFIAVLIFLLGWTSLPVSQMAEAAGTNDVVINEVAWMGTDVSYNDEWIELYNPTGSDISLEGWSLNATDGSPQISLSGTIPAGGYYLLERTDDSTVSNVDADFIYTGAMGNTGEVLELSDGTQIIDAVDAWYAGNNESKATMERVDPETEGTDASNWRTATDTYTEGLGTPSASYTSEEEGCSTANEHLNNVSETAGSINVFFNKCADEQYATSGNEANYNVNLEDRLIHRINQATTSIDLATYEINLPGIIDALMAKAAEGVDVRVIADAKDGSDPHYAERYQTMRLYAEKLVRGQDNVIGTSDDTTVFSDSIMFAVEDVTLREQYGLPSSTAGMEEVTVEVGSGTETGYKLAGAEQKSEGSYYSPGQQMHNKFAVIDGEWVFTGSWNFTVTGLYGSEENMQNDVLGGNTQHVVELNSSALADVFKTEFDEMWGSAGMNPDAAVSNYHGRKVDNTLHTVDVGGKEVDVYFSAGDDAIGQMTSYVKNEADYSSYFSIFAWSDQALVDELKYKWEGSYDDMEGSLTGFDVRGVFDQSFWNQWWSASIEMTGRTASQTSENNPNVRWNHAAPVYEDAEDRKMHAKTMLIDAANPTSDPTTIVGSTNWSTNGNEINDENMLFIHDEDVTNQFLQEFYTRYEAAGGEIPAP; from the coding sequence GTGAAAAGATGGAAACCAGGATTTATAGCCGTACTTATTTTTTTATTAGGATGGACAAGTTTGCCTGTGTCGCAGATGGCCGAAGCGGCAGGAACGAATGATGTGGTCATTAATGAAGTGGCCTGGATGGGCACGGATGTGAGTTATAACGATGAATGGATCGAGCTTTACAATCCGACTGGTTCAGACATTTCCCTTGAGGGATGGTCTTTGAATGCAACCGATGGCTCCCCGCAGATTTCATTATCGGGCACAATTCCGGCTGGAGGGTATTACTTACTTGAAAGGACGGACGATTCGACCGTTTCTAATGTCGATGCTGACTTCATTTACACAGGGGCCATGGGCAATACGGGCGAAGTGCTTGAACTTAGTGATGGTACACAAATCATTGATGCGGTGGATGCCTGGTATGCAGGTAATAATGAGAGCAAAGCGACGATGGAAAGAGTCGATCCAGAAACCGAGGGGACGGATGCTTCAAACTGGCGTACAGCGACTGATACATATACAGAAGGACTGGGAACACCTTCTGCCAGCTATACTTCCGAGGAGGAAGGGTGTTCCACGGCGAATGAACACTTGAACAACGTCAGTGAAACTGCCGGAAGCATCAATGTGTTTTTTAACAAATGTGCTGATGAACAATACGCAACTTCTGGTAACGAAGCCAACTATAATGTGAATTTGGAAGATCGGTTGATTCATCGCATCAATCAGGCGACGACATCGATCGATCTTGCAACATATGAAATCAACTTGCCAGGCATCATTGATGCGTTGATGGCAAAAGCTGCTGAAGGGGTAGACGTCCGCGTCATCGCTGATGCCAAAGATGGAAGCGATCCTCACTACGCGGAGCGTTATCAAACGATGCGTTTGTATGCGGAGAAATTGGTACGTGGACAGGATAATGTCATCGGAACCAGTGATGATACGACGGTTTTCTCCGATTCGATCATGTTTGCTGTAGAGGACGTAACGCTCAGGGAACAGTACGGACTTCCGAGTTCAACAGCTGGGATGGAGGAAGTGACAGTAGAAGTAGGGAGTGGAACAGAGACCGGATATAAACTTGCCGGTGCGGAACAAAAAAGTGAAGGAAGTTATTACTCGCCAGGACAGCAAATGCATAACAAATTTGCCGTCATTGACGGGGAGTGGGTGTTTACTGGAAGCTGGAATTTTACCGTGACGGGGTTATATGGTTCAGAAGAGAACATGCAGAACGATGTCCTTGGAGGGAACACTCAGCACGTGGTGGAATTGAATTCCTCAGCACTTGCGGATGTATTTAAAACAGAGTTTGATGAAATGTGGGGAAGCGCTGGGATGAACCCGGATGCGGCCGTTTCGAACTATCATGGTCGGAAAGTGGACAACACTCTTCATACTGTCGACGTTGGAGGGAAAGAAGTGGATGTGTACTTTTCAGCAGGTGATGATGCGATTGGACAAATGACTTCTTATGTAAAAAATGAGGCGGATTACAGCAGTTACTTTTCGATATTTGCCTGGAGTGATCAAGCCCTTGTCGATGAATTGAAATACAAATGGGAAGGCTCGTATGACGACATGGAAGGTAGTTTGACAGGTTTTGATGTACGCGGAGTCTTTGATCAGAGCTTCTGGAATCAATGGTGGTCAGCTTCCATTGAAATGACCGGTCGTACGGCAAGCCAAACTTCCGAAAACAACCCGAATGTCCGTTGGAATCATGCCGCTCCAGTTTATGAAGATGCGGAGGATCGCAAAATGCATGCGAAAACGATGTTGATTGATGCCGCAAACCCGACCAGTGATCCGACCACAATTGTCGGATCGACGAATTGGAGTACGAATGGAAATGAAATCAACGATGAAAACATGTTGTTCATTCATGATGAAGATGTGACGAATCAATTCTTACAGGAGTTTTATACCCGGTATGAGGCAGCGGGAGGAGAGATTCCAGCTCCTTGA
- a CDS encoding aminoglycoside adenylyltransferase domain-containing protein, with amino-acid sequence MKEVLEHLVGKIKDIAGDRLVGVYLHGSLAMSSFFPESSDIDVIAVTDQALENEQYRLLTEYLLARSDHPFPIEISVLNKEQLQHWKHPCLFDYHFSEDWREHFEMKPAVYFNKGGMRDADLAAHLTILNKRGQVLYGSPIKEVFPAIPVEDYKHAILADYQDCLEDMDDDPVYSILNMLRVYRYLLDGMINSKLEAGEWGLLQLPEYQSVLRKVIAVQKGDSKLLDMQELDSLREAIHKQVKGML; translated from the coding sequence GTGAAGGAAGTGTTGGAGCACTTGGTAGGTAAAATCAAAGACATCGCAGGTGATCGATTGGTAGGTGTGTATTTACATGGTTCGCTCGCTATGAGCAGTTTTTTTCCTGAGAGTAGCGACATCGATGTGATCGCAGTGACAGATCAGGCTTTGGAAAATGAACAGTACAGGCTGCTTACAGAATATTTATTGGCGCGATCCGACCATCCATTTCCAATTGAAATCAGTGTTTTGAATAAGGAACAATTGCAGCATTGGAAGCATCCTTGTTTGTTCGATTATCATTTCAGTGAAGATTGGCGGGAGCATTTTGAAATGAAGCCAGCGGTGTACTTCAATAAGGGAGGAATGAGAGACGCTGATTTAGCGGCCCACCTGACTATTTTAAACAAGAGAGGGCAAGTGCTTTACGGATCGCCGATTAAGGAGGTTTTTCCTGCCATCCCTGTCGAAGATTATAAACATGCGATTCTTGCAGACTATCAGGATTGTTTGGAAGACATGGATGATGACCCCGTCTATAGTATTTTGAATATGCTCCGGGTCTATCGATACTTGCTGGACGGGATGATTAATTCTAAGCTGGAAGCGGGAGAATGGGGGCTTCTTCAACTGCCTGAATATCAATCTGTTTTACGAAAAGTGATAGCTGTTCAAAAGGGCGATTCCAAATTACTCGATATGCAGGAGTTAGACAGTTTGAGGGAAGCAATACATAAGCAAGTGAAGGGTATGCTTTGA
- a CDS encoding esterase/lipase family protein, with translation MNSYSSQVRTKMMGKYSKLGTPGKWYLGEAPANPQPGIAPLVFIHGINSSSYTWWEDNDMYELAREHGYETAFIDVSPVKDMWDNGLLLATIIPDLYEHFGERLTVIAHSKGGIDTQAALLHYGALPYVHEIITLSSPHHGSQLANLAYSSWASWLADIIGSKNDATFSLQTGYMSYYRSQTDSLPTIDHVPTFTFGGTGWGAFGTSLFWGGLYLRSFGANDGVVTVESSRLPYATEIRVDDWNHYEIKRGSSTFPYLQDYLSEGGRIPITQTVNVASHSPQAYHPSYHQGGVYRGSIVEVFEVEEEVKEVIVDWVSNQPDPLLTLFHPDGSKDYQMITTADSEIFEGAYHHTFTLVSPEKGSWKLQSTSPYERYLLSVAYESPINEELEVIVDADLNLLFQTKDSYLIWNNQRKLTADIRLAFIRKGERQSKTNSWKNINQTIFTKIPKYGEGIYNITVDVHGKTVNNDAFNRTIILSVYVDQDGNIYQ, from the coding sequence ATGAATTCTTATTCTTCTCAAGTTAGAACAAAAATGATGGGAAAGTACAGCAAGCTTGGAACTCCAGGAAAATGGTATCTGGGAGAAGCCCCTGCAAACCCTCAGCCTGGTATTGCTCCTCTCGTATTCATTCATGGAATCAATAGCTCTTCCTACACATGGTGGGAGGATAATGATATGTATGAATTGGCTCGAGAGCATGGCTACGAGACAGCGTTCATTGATGTATCGCCTGTAAAGGATATGTGGGACAACGGTCTATTATTAGCAACGATCATCCCTGACCTTTATGAACATTTTGGTGAGCGATTAACTGTAATCGCTCATAGTAAAGGCGGAATAGACACCCAGGCAGCACTTTTGCATTATGGTGCTCTCCCTTACGTTCATGAGATCATTACACTATCTTCACCGCACCATGGTTCGCAGCTCGCGAATCTGGCTTACAGCAGTTGGGCTTCCTGGCTCGCAGATATAATCGGGAGTAAAAATGATGCCACGTTTTCTCTTCAAACAGGGTACATGAGCTACTACAGAAGTCAAACGGACTCCCTGCCGACAATTGATCATGTCCCTACTTTTACATTCGGGGGAACAGGCTGGGGAGCCTTTGGTACATCTTTATTCTGGGGTGGATTATACTTAAGAAGTTTTGGTGCAAATGACGGGGTTGTTACAGTTGAGAGTTCAAGGCTTCCTTATGCAACAGAAATTCGGGTAGACGACTGGAACCATTATGAAATAAAACGGGGTAGTTCTACCTTCCCCTATTTACAAGACTACTTATCAGAGGGTGGAAGAATCCCCATCACTCAAACGGTCAATGTCGCCAGTCATTCCCCACAAGCTTACCATCCCTCATATCATCAAGGCGGAGTTTACAGAGGATCTATTGTGGAGGTTTTTGAAGTAGAAGAAGAGGTAAAAGAAGTGATCGTCGACTGGGTCAGCAACCAGCCAGACCCTCTCCTTACCTTATTTCATCCAGATGGAAGCAAAGATTATCAAATGATAACAACAGCTGATAGTGAGATTTTCGAAGGAGCCTACCATCACACATTCACCCTTGTATCTCCTGAAAAGGGCAGTTGGAAGCTCCAATCGACTTCTCCCTATGAACGATACCTGCTATCGGTAGCTTATGAAAGTCCGATTAATGAAGAACTTGAAGTGATCGTCGATGCTGATTTGAATTTACTCTTCCAGACCAAAGACAGCTATTTAATTTGGAATAATCAAAGGAAATTAACTGCAGATATCCGCTTAGCTTTTATCAGAAAAGGAGAACGGCAATCGAAAACCAATAGCTGGAAGAACATCAACCAGACCATTTTCACAAAGATTCCTAAATACGGAGAGGGAATCTATAATATTACAGTCGATGTTCATGGTAAAACAGTAAACAACGATGCTTTTAATCGCACCATTATCCTTTCCGTTTATGTCGATCAAGACGGGAACATATACCAATAA
- a CDS encoding DUF4260 domain-containing protein: MTQKLLRFEGLFVLLASLYFYSILENHSWLWFILLLFVPDISMIGYAFNEQIGSILYNIFHSYLIPIFVVILAFFITNEWLFSIAIIWMAHIGMDRMLGFGLKYPSGFKDTHLQRV; encoded by the coding sequence ATGACACAAAAACTTCTCCGTTTTGAAGGTTTATTTGTTTTACTAGCTTCTCTCTATTTCTATTCCATCCTGGAAAATCACAGCTGGCTGTGGTTCATTCTTTTGTTGTTCGTCCCCGACATTTCTATGATCGGGTATGCTTTCAATGAACAGATCGGGAGTATTCTGTATAACATTTTCCACAGTTATCTTATCCCGATTTTTGTTGTCATACTGGCATTTTTCATTACAAATGAATGGCTGTTTTCTATAGCGATCATATGGATGGCTCATATAGGGATGGACAGGATGCTTGGATTCGGTTTGAAATATCCAAGTGGATTCAAAGATACGCATTTACAGAGAGTATAG
- a CDS encoding NADH:flavin oxidoreductase — MTSTTNKSIEPLFEAFHSEKLDLDNRTVMAPMTRGFSPEGIPGEDVAAYYRRRAENGVGLIVTEGTGINHPSSVSGASIPLFHGEESLNGWKHVVDEVHKAGGKIAPQLWHVGMTRKKGELPNEEALPVGPSGLSLDGEQVTEPLTTEETEQLVEAYAQAAADAKRLGFDAIELHGAHGYLIDQFFWEQTNKRTDRFGGDIVGRTQFAVEIIEACRREVGPDFPIIFRFSQWKMNDFNAKLAKTSEELDSFLQPLVSAGVDIFHCSTRRFWEPEFEGSDLNLAGWTKKLSGKPVISVGSVGLNGEFTSFNSAEATSLDNLMGKLENDEFDLVAIGRSLLIDPEWVKKIREGRAEDLQPFDKAALQQLY, encoded by the coding sequence TTGACATCAACTACAAATAAATCCATCGAACCTCTATTTGAGGCATTCCATAGTGAAAAATTAGACTTGGACAACCGTACAGTCATGGCACCTATGACACGCGGATTTTCTCCAGAGGGGATACCTGGCGAGGATGTCGCTGCTTATTACCGGCGCCGTGCGGAAAATGGTGTAGGTCTGATCGTTACAGAAGGAACCGGAATTAACCATCCCTCTTCTGTATCAGGTGCAAGCATTCCGCTTTTCCACGGAGAAGAGTCATTAAATGGCTGGAAGCACGTGGTTGACGAAGTGCATAAAGCAGGCGGCAAAATAGCACCACAGCTTTGGCATGTCGGCATGACTCGGAAAAAAGGTGAGCTCCCAAATGAGGAGGCCCTGCCTGTTGGTCCTTCCGGTTTAAGCCTTGACGGTGAACAAGTAACGGAGCCGCTGACGACAGAGGAAACGGAACAGCTAGTGGAAGCATATGCGCAGGCTGCTGCTGACGCTAAACGCCTCGGCTTTGATGCCATTGAGCTTCACGGGGCTCATGGGTACCTGATTGACCAGTTTTTCTGGGAACAAACGAACAAGCGCACAGATCGCTTCGGCGGAGACATCGTTGGCCGCACACAGTTTGCTGTGGAAATCATCGAAGCGTGCCGCCGCGAAGTCGGACCAGACTTCCCGATCATCTTCCGTTTCTCTCAATGGAAAATGAACGACTTTAATGCAAAACTCGCGAAAACATCAGAAGAACTGGACAGTTTCCTGCAGCCGCTTGTATCAGCTGGAGTGGATATCTTCCACTGTTCTACACGCCGCTTCTGGGAACCTGAATTTGAAGGTTCTGACTTGAATCTCGCAGGCTGGACGAAGAAACTCTCAGGTAAACCGGTTATTTCTGTAGGTTCCGTCGGCTTAAATGGAGAATTCACAAGCTTTAATTCAGCGGAAGCCACCAGTCTCGATAACCTCATGGGAAAACTCGAAAATGATGAGTTCGACCTTGTGGCCATCGGACGCTCTCTATTAATCGATCCTGAATGGGTGAAAAAAATCCGCGAAGGCCGTGCGGAAGATTTGCAGCCATTTGATAAAGCTGCGCTTCAACAATTATATTAA
- a CDS encoding bile acid:sodium symporter family protein, with amino-acid sequence MKILETISNLAGKYFAFLVIGVALIAFFIPAPFIGLGAYITILLGVVMFGMGLTLKPVDFKLVLSKPIPVIIGVAAQFVLMPLVAFMLAYLMNLPAELAAGLVLLGSVPGGTASNVMVYLAKGNLALSVAMTSLSTMLAPILTPLILLALAGQWLPVDPVAMFLSIVQVIIVPITLGVLLRRIFPATVEKSATVVPLISVLAIIIIVSAVVAANVESITTSGLLIFSAVMIHNLLGLFLGYAAAVLMRLDESKRRAISIEVGMQNSGLGVALATAHFGPLAALPNVIAAVWHNISGPILATYWSKKRVTEGKNIKEAKSVSKQAQ; translated from the coding sequence ATGAAAATACTAGAGACAATCAGTAATCTAGCGGGGAAATACTTTGCATTTTTGGTGATCGGTGTAGCGCTTATCGCCTTTTTCATCCCGGCGCCTTTCATCGGTTTGGGTGCTTATATTACGATCCTATTGGGAGTCGTCATGTTCGGGATGGGGCTCACACTTAAACCCGTAGATTTCAAGCTGGTATTAAGTAAACCTATCCCCGTTATCATTGGAGTAGCTGCCCAATTCGTTCTAATGCCGTTAGTAGCTTTTATGCTTGCCTATCTCATGAATTTACCGGCTGAACTGGCAGCAGGACTGGTCCTCTTGGGTTCCGTTCCAGGCGGTACAGCTTCAAATGTCATGGTCTACCTGGCGAAAGGAAACCTTGCCCTTTCTGTTGCCATGACTTCCTTATCTACCATGCTTGCGCCGATTCTCACACCGTTGATCCTGTTAGCCTTAGCAGGTCAATGGCTGCCCGTAGACCCAGTCGCGATGTTCTTATCCATTGTACAAGTCATAATTGTTCCGATCACCCTAGGGGTTTTACTCAGACGAATCTTTCCGGCAACCGTTGAAAAAAGCGCCACCGTCGTTCCGTTGATTTCCGTTCTCGCGATTATCATCATCGTTTCCGCAGTCGTAGCAGCGAACGTAGAAAGTATCACCACTTCAGGGTTGCTGATTTTTTCAGCGGTCATGATTCATAACCTGCTGGGCCTTTTCCTTGGATATGCAGCAGCTGTATTGATGCGATTGGATGAGAGTAAACGAAGAGCTATATCCATTGAAGTCGGTATGCAGAATTCCGGCCTTGGCGTAGCTCTAGCAACCGCCCACTTCGGACCATTAGCTGCCTTGCCTAATGTCATCGCAGCGGTCTGGCACAATATTTCCGGACCGATTCTAGCAACCTACTGGTCCAAAAAGCGAGTCACAGAAGGGAAAAACATAAAAGAAGCCAAGTCCGTCTCCAAACAAGCACAATAG